The Spirosoma oryzicola region TGTATTGCGTCACCAGCCAAATACCAAGAACGGTACGGCTACACCTGGCTCCTCAGACCTCGACACTGATTTTTCGGTTGTCGTTCAGTAATAGCGCACTGTCGTAAAACTGCCCCAACCGGACGACTCATACATAATGTCGTCCGGTTGGGGCAATTAGGTTTATCAGGAAAGAGGCTGCGGGGGTGGCGTACCCGCTGGTCTGGACCGGTCTTCGGGAAAACCTGTCGGTAAGCCAAATCGAGTACCGGTTTGTAAAACAACGTGCGTATAAAACAAAGGAGAGTGCGTTTTAACAGCGTTGTGAAGGCCAAACGCATCGCCCGCAATCAGGCGCATCCAGATTCCTTTATCAGTGAAGATGGGTAGTTCGTGGGGGTGATAATTGTCGAAAGTAGGGGTACTTTCTTCATCGGCTTCGGGTAGAGCCACCCAAGTTTGGCCAGCCAGCATAGCCGGGTCTTCGAACCGCTCCGAATGCGCAATACCGCTGCCCGCCGTCATCCAGTTTACTTCGCCGGGGCGGATTAGCTGCTGAACTCCCAGGCTGTCACGGTGGGTAACCTGCCCATCAAACAGATAACTAACGGTTGACAGGCCAATGTACGAATGCGGCAACACATCCATGTTCGTTATCTGGTTCGGATCAATAGAAACGGGGCCACCGTGATCCATAAAAATGAACGGGCCAAGCATCCGTCGCAACTGATAGGGCAGAATGCGCTTTACCGTAAATCCATTGCCCAGCGAAGCCGGACGCACGTCAATAACCAGGTCTAACATAGCCGAAATTGGAATGGATCATCTCAAAAATGCGGAATCGCTTTTACAACAAGCAAGCGTTTGTCAGAAAGCGTACTGCTGAGTTACTTACGCCGTTTACGCGTCAATTTCGCCCATTTACGTTAAATCTTGTCGATGAAAATTTACGGGTAGTTATAAAACATAGCGCGTAACGAAGCCGTTAGCTAAGTGTAAAAGAGAATTTTTTAAAGCTTGGCTCGTATTGAAGTCCGGCTTTTTTGTCTTTTGAACGATAGCTTTGTCGGTACCATAAAGCCGTTGATGGCTGCAAAAAGCTAGCCTGGCCAGTAACACGTTGAATCAGTCCCAGAATCGCAAAATAATTCACATTGACATGGATGCCTTTTACGCATCCGTCGAGCAACGGGACAATGAACATCTTCGGGGAAAGCCCGTTGCGGTAGGGGGCTCCCGGCAGCGTGGTGTTGTAGCCGCTGCCAGTTATGAAGCGCGTCAATTCGGGGTTCGCTCGGCAATGGCGTCGTCCATCGCGATTCGAAAATGCCCCGATCTTATTTTTGTAAAACCTCGCTTTGACGTGTATAAAGCCGTGTCGGCGCAGATACGGGGTATTTTTGCCCAGTACACCCCGCTTATTGAACCGCTCTCACTCGATGAAGCGTATCTGGACGTAACCAACAACCTAGTCAATAATCCGTCCGCTACCCGAATTGCCCAGGCTATCAAAGAGCAGATCCGACAAGAGACGGGGCTGACCGCTTCGGCTGGTGTGTCGTACAACAAATTTCTGGCTAAGCTGGCATCGGATTACCGCAAGCCCGATGGCTTATTTGTTATCAGACCCACTGAGGGCGCAGCCTTTGTGGAAGGATTGGCTGTTGGGCAGTTTCACGGGGTTGGCCGGGTTACCGCAGCAAAAATGAATCAGTTGGGTATTTTCACCGGCGCGGATTTGCGCCAGAAAAGCGAAGCTTTTTTGACCCAGCACTTCGGTAAAGTTGGTCATCATTACTATTCCATTGCCAACGCAGTCGATCACCGCCCGGTAACGCCTGACCGGGTACGAAAATCAGTGGGTTCCGAGACAACGTTCGAGCAGGATCTCACCGATGCTCCCGACCTGCAAAATTCCCTCGAACCACTACTGGACAGTGTATGGAGCTATTGCCAGCGGACGAATGTGTTGGGGCGAACGGTGACGCTGAAAGTCAAGTACGCCGATTTTCAACAAATTACCCGCAGCCGTACCACGCCTAGCCTGATTACGGATCGCACGCTGCTCAAACAGGTGAGTAATGAATTGCTAACCTCTTTGCTTCCCGTGCAAAAGGGTGTACGGTTGCTAGGTATAGCGCTGTCAAGCCTACAGGACTGGTCGACAGCCAGGAATGGGCAATTATCGCTGGATCTGTGAGCAAAGCACGACAGAACGCAGTTACTCTTTGGGTGGTATAAACCGATTAATAAGTAGCTATTTTGTCTATAAGTTTTTATATAGTTCCAATTAATAAGATTTTGTTAACTTATTATTCCTGTAAGGTAACTCACGCTAAATTAGATTTAGCTTTACAGTACTAACGTTAATTGCTATGCATTACGCAGGGTTTATCATTGAAGAAAAGGCTATACCGACGTGTGTTTTTCACGAAGACAGCTATGAACAGGTAGGAACAAGTGTTGCTTACTCGATCAATAACACGCGCACCGGGCTGACCTACGGGCTTAAGCACAGTCTGGAGTCGGCAAAAAAAGCCATCGATAAAAATGGTGCTCGATGGCTTTCTGAATTACCGTCTCATCAGATGGATCAGGAGGCTCCGGTCGTCGCTTAGACGAACTGGTTATCGACCGTCTTTGTCGTCGTTACTAATCTTCTTTCCTTTTTTACCGCCACCCGTGTTCATTTGGCCAAACCGCCATTCGAACGTCAACCGTACGGAACGGCGAAAGAATGCGTAATTGGTTTGCGACTCAAACGTTGGCGCTGATTGCCGGTTTGTCTGGTACACGCGCTGGTAAAATGGATTGTTGAGTCCCAGGGTCAGGCTAGCCTGTTTGTTCATAAACTCCC contains the following coding sequences:
- the dinB gene encoding DNA polymerase IV, encoding MDAFYASVEQRDNEHLRGKPVAVGGSRQRGVVAAASYEARQFGVRSAMASSIAIRKCPDLIFVKPRFDVYKAVSAQIRGIFAQYTPLIEPLSLDEAYLDVTNNLVNNPSATRIAQAIKEQIRQETGLTASAGVSYNKFLAKLASDYRKPDGLFVIRPTEGAAFVEGLAVGQFHGVGRVTAAKMNQLGIFTGADLRQKSEAFLTQHFGKVGHHYYSIANAVDHRPVTPDRVRKSVGSETTFEQDLTDAPDLQNSLEPLLDSVWSYCQRTNVLGRTVTLKVKYADFQQITRSRTTPSLITDRTLLKQVSNELLTSLLPVQKGVRLLGIALSSLQDWSTARNGQLSLDL